Genomic window (Lutra lutra chromosome 17, mLutLut1.2, whole genome shotgun sequence):
GAGGACTTCCTCATCCTGGGCAGAATAGCCTGTGTGAACCTAGACCAAAAACCCCAACAGCCTCTTCAAACTTCTACTGTCTCAGGCCAGCTCAGTTTGTACACTGAGGCCTTGAAGGTAATTCAGCCTGTACCCCTTTTCCTGATGGGCAAGTGTGTGTTAGAGAGCCCCCCAGAAgggagagggcaggcaggggccagTGGAGTCCTGTGTGTCCTCCCACCTTCACAAAAGGGCAGtcttcaccctggcctcctgctgATGAGACCAGGCGTGGGCACAGGCCTGACAACACAGGGCGGATGGGAACAGCCATTAGCACTAATGAGACAGGCAGCCtgaaagctttttactttgaagCTGCTCGCCCACCCAGGGAACAGTCCGTCCTGCTTCCTTGGCTTCCAGGAAGCCCAGGCGGAAAAGGGTttgggagaaggagcaggggtgggggtcttAGAGAAGTCTGGAAGgacaaaggggagggagaaaggactaGGGATGGAGACAGGAGGGCTTGGTTTTGGCTAAGTggacttctcccctcccctttccctccaaaAAACCCCAGGGTCTAGGTCTGCACCCCACTCTGGCCACTGGCCCATCACCCTCTTCAGTGCCCTTGACTAAAGTTCCtggaagcaaaggaaacaacatgcCACACAGGGTCTGAGTGAGCATCTCCGGGGCCACAAATTAAATTAAGATCTCAGGGCTGCCTGCCTTGTTATTGCTAATGGCTCTGGCCTGTACCACCTCCCCGCCCCTACCCAGGCCCCTGTCCTGTAGAAATTTGGGGGTTCTGGGCACCCTACCTTGCTCCCAAACTTTGATTGGCACCTGGGGACCTCACCCCAAATCGGAGTTGGGCACACCTCTTATAGAGCATCCAAAAACCCAGGTTGCAGGGAGAGAGGCCTGAGCTGTGCCCCCACCCTCTGGCGAGGGCCCCTTATGTCTTAGCTGCAGGCAGCAGTCACGTGTGGGGCGTTCATTAGACCCTGCCATATAAGCTGAGGGCACGGAGTGGCCAGAAACTCTCCAGGCAAGGATCCAGCAAGCAGAGGTAAGTCCTCAGGTTGGGCAGAGACCCCTGTTCTCTGGGAAGTCTCTGGGGCTGGGCACCTGGAGGGTGCAAGGATGAGGAAGGACTAAGTGGTGGGTCTTACTGCTGGCCAGGTCATGCTGCCTGCAGTGCTGCTGAGCTGTGCCCTGCTGCTGGCACTGCCCCCCATGCAGGGGGCCGACATGGGCCTGGCCCCTCTGGAAGGCATCAGAAGTCCTGACCAGGCCCTGTTCCCAGAGCTCCCAGGTCAGTATGGGCAGGGGTGAAGCTGGGTGGAGCCTGGATACCCTCTGGCCACAAAGTATCCTGCTTGGTATGAGCCCTCCTTGCCCCTTCCCAATCCCAGACCTTGGAGGTGGGTGTTTAATGCATGGGGAGGGAGGCGGTTTTGCCCTCACATCACCTGTTCCAGGCCTGGGCCTGCAGTCCTCGATGAAAAGGACAGCTGCAGAACAGTCAGGAGAGGCTCTGCTGCAGGAGGCTGAGGCCTTGGCAGAGGTAACCGCCCAGGAGAAGGGGGGATGGCCACAGGCCTTGGGAGGGGACATCAGGTGTCATCCCCTCTCTCCACCACATGACCCCTCACCTGAGGTGATGCTGCAGACTACTGTCTCCATACTCCACTGCCATCCTGTTCGGATTGAGGCAGGTGACATCCCTGGACCTGCCTTCAAAGGCCCATGCCTGCAATCCTGCTCCCTCACTCCTGTAGGTACTAGATCCGGAGGGCCGAGAGCCACGCTCCCCACGTCGCTGCGTAAGGTTGCATGAATCCTGTCTGGGACACCAGGTACCGTGTTGCGACCCATGTGCCACGTGCTACTGCCGTTTCTTCAACGCCTTCTGCTACTGCCGGAAGCTGGGTACTGCCATGAACCCCTGCAGCCGTACCTAGTGGGCCAACGTCCGGGTCGGGGTCTACATGGGGTAGTGAATAAAGGCTGGGACCAACCCCAAGGCTGTGGCATTATTTCAAACGTGGCCGTCGGAGGTGGGAGGTCATGGAGGTCACAGTAGGGATGGGGTTGCCACCAAGCCAAgaaatctctctcacacacacacacacacacacacgcacctaCCCCAGGGTCTAGGCTACCCATCATCTGAATCACTTACATGCATGGTCTTATGGTGCCAGGCGCCGGTGGGGAGGCAGAAAGGCCGGACTCCAGCCCTCCAGAATCTCGTACAAGAAATGCGGGTGCAGCGCGCAGTGCATACACGGCCTGGAACTCCTGGCAGGCCAGCAAGCGTTAGGCTCCAGGGCCTGCTTGCGGCTAACTTGACCTGTGACCTCAGCGAAGCCTGCCCCTCGATCCGTAGTTCCCTTCGAGGGAAGACTTCCCTTGAGGGAAGACTGCCTCAGCAGTCTGGAACATTTCCAAGCATAAGAAGCACCGCTTATTCCCATCTTTACTCGGCCTGCGCCTCAGGGTCAGCTACCCTAGACGGTGGTGTAAAGCTAGAGGGCCCAATCGAATCCGCGCGGCCACGTGCGCCACCACGCGGCCGACCTCAGACACTCCACGCTGGTTAAGGCCGGTAGCGAGACGCACGCCTACCCAACCGCGCAGGCGCCAGAAGGCCCACACCTGCGCAATGCTTTCGGACGAAACCACCCGGAAGCCGGGCGCCACTCACAGCCCCGCCCCTTTGTGGTCACGTGAGGCGGTCGCGCGTCACCTGACCCGCTTGACAGCCCGCTGCTGGCGCAGAGTCAGCTGATCTTGGAATCAAGCTGTCCACCCGGCGATCGGGGTTCTCCGATCTCGCCTCCCCCGCCGCAGCCATGTCGTTCTTCCCGGAGCTTTATTTCAACGTGGACAATGGCTACTTGGAGGGACTGGTGCGCGGCCTGAAGGCCGGAGTGCTCAGCCAGGCGGACTACCTCAATCTGGTGCAGTGCGAGACGCTGGAGGGTGAGCCGCGGGGCCGGGAGCTTGGGCCTTGAAAGGCTGGCAAGGAGACTGGCCCGGGCCTGAGGGTTCCGAGATCTGGGCGGGGAAGCCGGAGGCGGGGGTTCTCGAAGGGCCTAAGAGGCCTTGCTGGGAATCCAGCGGCCGATGGCGGGCGCCCAGGAAGGGAATCTCCCTCCAGATGCGGCTCCGCACAAGCCCAGACGTAACCAAGGCTTTGGGAACCGCGGTGGTTGGCGTCTGCTGAGGCCTTCGTTTCCCCTTAAGCCTGCCGTGTAGTTTGAAAAAGAGGGTTTCTCGAGAGTTGTTGATCGGTGGTGCGAGAAGTGCCCATACAAGACTCTTCACCCTGACGTAGTCCAAGAAAGGCCCCGTGGCAATGCTTAGAGAAGCTAAGCGGAAAAGCCCCCGCTTCCCACCTAACATAACCAAGGCTTTTGGGATCACTGTGTCTTAGCCTTGGCCGGCGTGGTGAGCCTTCCTGGGGAATTGCTGAGCTAACCTAGTGAGAGTTTGCTCCCATCGCCGAACCCCTGGCTGAGCAGAGTCTCCTGAAGGCAGTAATTTGGAGAGCAAGAGGTGGCCCTCCAAGTTTGGAAGTTCCTACACTTGTATTTGGCTAATAAATCCCACCTTCTCAGAGAGAAGGTTGCCTGTtggaacaggatttttttttttttttttttttttggaagcacaAGAATGATAAGAAGCTAAGttcctctttcttcagctccAAAGTGGGATTGATTCCCTAAGGCAGAGCTGCAACAGACTTACTGAATTAGAGATGTCGCTGAGCCCCCATTTCCCCTGGTAATAGTGAAGGGCATTGTGGTTGGAATGTAAGTTCCCATTTCTGACCCTCAAGAGATACCCTTGAGCAGAGGTACTGCTGGCTCCATGGTTGGCAGCTGGAGGGAAAGACGACTTGCCCTCTGGAGAAAATTTTCTCATCAAAAACTGATTGagggggacgcctgagtggctcagttggttaagcagctgccttcggctcaggtcatgatcccagcgtcctgggatcgagtcccacatcgggctccttgctcggcggggagcctgcttttccctctgcctctgcctgccattctgtctgcctgtgcttgctctctctccctctctctctctgacaaataaatcaataaaatcttaaaaaaaaaaaactgattgagGTTAAAAGAGGATtcaagggaagcctgggtggctcagttggttaagcagctgcctttggctcaggtcatgatctcagcgtcctgggatcgagtcccacatcaggctccttgctcggtggggagcctgcttctccctctgcctctgctgccactcagcctgcctgtgctcactcgctctctctctctctggcaaataaataattaaaatctttaaaaaaaaaaagaggattcaatttttatttatttatttttaaagattatttatttatttatttatttgacagacagagaccacaagtaggcagagaggcaggcagagagagagagggggaagaaggctccctgctgagcagagagcctgatgtggggcttgatcccaggacctgagctgaaggcagagg
Coding sequences:
- the AGRP gene encoding agouti-related protein → MLPAVLLSCALLLALPPMQGADMGLAPLEGIRSPDQALFPELPGLGLQSSMKRTAAEQSGEALLQEAEALAEVLDPEGREPRSPRRCVRLHESCLGHQVPCCDPCATCYCRFFNAFCYCRKLGTAMNPCSRT